One genomic window of Erinaceus europaeus chromosome 7, mEriEur2.1, whole genome shotgun sequence includes the following:
- the LOC103109092 gene encoding olfactory receptor 6C2-like, with product MKNRTAITTFILLGLTDDPQLQTLIFIFLFITYMLSVVGNLTIIILTLVDSHLKTAMYLFLQNFSFLEISFTSACIPRFLYSLSTGDRVITYNACACQLFFTDIFGITEFFLLATMSYDRYVAICKPLHYLIIMNHKICKRLIFFCWVIALLILCPPLLLGLKLEFCDTNILDHFFCDANPVLKISCSDTWLLEKMVIVCSVLIFIATLVCVVLSYMYIIRTILRFPSAQQRTKAFSTCSSHIVVVSISYGSCIFVYIKPSAKDDMTINKGVSILTTSISPMLNPFIYTLRNKQVKEAFNKFVKRIILFTKK from the coding sequence ATGAAAAACCGTACAGCAATCACCACATTCATCCTCCTGGGACTGACAGATGACCCTCAATTACAGACTCTTATTTTCATATTTCTATTTATCACCTACATGTTGAGTGTTGTTGGAAACCTGACCATCATCATCCTCACACTAGTGGATTCTCACCTTAAAACTGCCATGTACCTTTTCCTTCAAAATTTTTCCTTCTTAGAAATCTCATTCACTTCTGCCTGTATACCTAGATTCTTGTATAGTCTATCCACAGGTGACAGAGTCATCACCTATAATGCTTGTGCATGCCAATTGTTtttcacagatatttttggaattACCGAATTTTTCCTCTTAGCCACCATGTCCTATGATCGCTATGTAGCCATCTGCAAACCCCTGCATTACTTGATCATCATGAACCACAAAATCTGCAAAAGGCTTATCTTCTTTTGTTGGGTGATTGCTTTATTGATCTTATGCCCTCCACTTCTCTTGGGGTTGAAACTAGAGTTCTGTGACACTAATATCCTTGATCATTTTTTCTGTGATGCTAATCCTGTTCTAAAGATCTCTTGCTCAGATACATGGCTCTTAGAGAAGATGGTCATTGTCTGTTCTGTGCTGATCTTCATTGCGACActtgtgtgtgtggttttgtcCTACATGTATATTATCAGAACAATCCTAAGATTCCCTTCTGCTCAGCAGAGGACAAAGGCTTTTTCCACCTGTTCTTCTCACATTGTTGTTGTTTCCATTTCCTATGGCAGCTGCATCTTTGTGTATATCAAACCTTCAGCAAAAGATGATATGACCATTAATAAGGGAGTCTCAATACTCACTACTTCCATATCCCCTATGTTAAACCCATTTATTTATACTTTGAGGAACAAACAAGTGAAAGAAGCGTTCAATAAATTTGTCAAAAGAATTATATTGTTCACAAAGAAGTAG